Proteins from a genomic interval of Uloborus diversus isolate 005 chromosome 4, Udiv.v.3.1, whole genome shotgun sequence:
- the LOC129220429 gene encoding 39S ribosomal protein L43, mitochondrial-like has protein sequence MSNIVNPSTYLKSVLHNGVGRYVCQLQRITFKFSKSHGGSNGLREFIELDLMDFAKANPGVVIYLKPRRIGPPSITAEYLNGHTHYHSFPKKKREDIVKWVEFARTQSGYPTSRFVSNQHTDTPSIQGVWTPFTNKSTRLNITEFPSEELSKAETFWPSATEQLIEIAKSVEPQKDHDEKKESAKSIA, from the coding sequence ATGTCAAACATTGTAAATCCAAGTACGTACTTAAAAAGTGTGCTGCACAACGGAGTAGGAAGATATGTGTGCCAACTGCAGCgaataactttcaaattttctaaaTCTCATGGAGGGAGCAATGGATTACGAGAATTTATTGAATTAGATCTTATGGATTTCGCAAAGGCTAATCCAGGTGTTGTTATCTATCTCAAACCTCGAAGAATTGGCCCTCCTAGCATCACAGCCGAGTATCTCAATGGTCATACTCACTATCATtcatttccgaagaaaaaaagggaagatATCGTAAAATGGGTAGAATTTGCTCGAACCCAGTCCGGATATCCGACTTCCCGGTTTGTTTCTAACCAGCATACGGACACACCCAGCATCCAAGGTGTTTGGACACCTTTCACTAACAAATCCACTAGGTTAAATATCACCGAATTTCCGAGTGAAGAGCTCAGCAAAGCGGAAACCTTCTGGCCGTCGGCAACAGAACAATTAATAGAAATCGCGAAATCAGTTGAACCGCAGAAAGATCATGATGAGAAAAAAGAGTCGGCTAAAAGTATTGCATGA